In one Alphaproteobacteria bacterium genomic region, the following are encoded:
- a CDS encoding MFS transporter, whose product MINDLRVLFAPLLALVTLAMGTSLLSTLIAISIDDLGGSDFLVGLASSFYYLGMTIGAFKIEPFVIRVGHIRAYAVFAALITASSLLHCFWQNTYFWISLRLLTGFGLAGMYIVIESWLLAQSTPLNRARILAIYMVALYGAQSLGQFLINVGEPLSLYPFILAAVLGSLSIIPISMTHQKSPVYNEHSVINLRKLFKISPSGVFGCFVSGMILSALYGLLPKALEEFELERIQISYLMATTIAGGMALQYPFGWLADKFNKRTMLMLLSFAMAIIAGLIFLLIHSGIVALYAILFVIGGLGFVLYPVAMSHACDYAEQKDMVSVTGGLLLVYGYGCILGPLLTSLFMMLFGGLGFFYYCAASAAGLGLFVFWRSNQSPPLPMEAQHHVIVQNTHTTPVSNDLDPRVRND is encoded by the coding sequence ATGATCAATGATCTACGCGTTCTTTTTGCCCCGCTTTTAGCACTTGTCACATTAGCTATGGGCACAAGCCTTCTTTCGACATTAATCGCCATTAGTATTGATGATTTAGGGGGCTCTGATTTTCTTGTAGGTCTTGCATCATCATTTTATTATTTAGGCATGACCATAGGCGCTTTCAAAATTGAGCCTTTCGTCATTCGTGTTGGTCATATCAGGGCTTATGCCGTGTTTGCAGCCCTTATTACGGCTTCATCCCTTCTCCATTGTTTTTGGCAAAATACTTATTTTTGGATTTCTTTGCGCCTACTAACTGGTTTTGGCTTAGCAGGCATGTATATTGTGATTGAAAGCTGGTTATTGGCCCAAAGCACGCCGCTTAATCGTGCACGTATTTTAGCCATTTATATGGTTGCGTTATATGGCGCCCAATCATTAGGACAATTCCTTATTAATGTTGGCGAACCTCTTTCTTTATATCCTTTTATTTTGGCTGCCGTATTGGGGTCATTATCAATTATCCCTATTTCGATGACGCACCAGAAATCGCCCGTTTATAATGAGCATTCTGTTATTAATTTACGGAAATTATTCAAAATATCACCATCTGGTGTTTTTGGTTGTTTTGTTTCGGGCATGATTTTAAGTGCTTTATATGGTTTATTACCTAAAGCGCTTGAAGAATTCGAATTAGAGCGTATTCAAATTTCTTATTTAATGGCCACAACCATTGCAGGTGGTATGGCACTGCAATATCCATTCGGTTGGCTTGCCGACAAATTCAACAAACGTACTATGCTTATGTTGCTTAGTTTCGCAATGGCAATTATTGCTGGTCTTATTTTCTTGTTGATACATAGTGGCATCGTTGCTTTATACGCTATATTATTTGTTATTGGTGGACTTGGGTTTGTTTTATATCCTGTCGCTATGAGCCATGCTTGCGATTATGCGGAACAAAAAGATATGGTGTCGGTCACGGGTGGGCTTTTACTTGTTTATGGTTATGGATGTATTTTAGGTCCATTATTAACGTCTTTATTTATGATGCTTTTTGGCGGACTTGGATTCTTTTATTATTGCGCTGCAAGTGCTGCAGGCCTTGGGCTTTTTGTTTTTTGGCGTAGCAATCAAAGTCCACCTTTGCCTATGGAAGCACAGCACCACGTCATCGTACAAAACACCCACACAACGCCAGTGTCGAATGATTTGGACCCACGTGTACGTAATGACTAA